CCGTGCTGCCGCGGCCGATGTTCGGCGCCGCCCCGGTGACCGCGGCCGCATCCTCCGTGCACTTCGTCGCACCGGCGGCCCTGGAAGCCGGGCTGGCCGACCGGCTGAGGATCAACCGGCCGCTGGTGCCGGTCGGCGATGTGCGCGCGGTCGGCAAGGCCGAACTGCCCCTGAACGACGCGATGCCGCGCATCGAGGTGGAACCCGACACATTTACCGTCCGCATCGACGGTGAGGTCTGGCAACCCGAGCCGCCCGCCGAACTTCCAATGGCGCAACGGTATTTCCTGTTCTGATGGCATCGCTCGCGACGCTTCTCGCTCTTGCCGACTCCCGGCTGCCCACCGGCGCACACGTGCACTCCGGTGGTCTCGAAGAGGCGGTCAGCAGCGGGCTGGTGACGAATCTGCGCACCCTGGAGGCGTTTCTCACCCGACGGATCCGCACCCACGGGTTGGTCACCGCATCCATTGCCGTCGCGGTCCAGCGCGGGGACCTCACCACCGAGGACGCCGATCTCGAAACCGACGCCCGCACACCGTCTCCCGCGGCTCGCGAGGCGTCCCGCAAGCAGGGCCGCGGTCTGACCCGGCTGGCCCGACTGGTCTGGCCCGATCCCGGCTGGGACCTGCTGGGCCGTCAACCGCACCTGGCGGTGGCCGCCGGGCGCGTCGGCGCACGCTGCGGTCTGCCCGCCGAACACAACGCGCTGCACGTCGTCTACACGACGATGACCGGGTCGGCGACGGCCGCTCAGCGTTTGCTTGCCCTCGACCCGGCGGAAGTGGCCGCGCTGACGATCCGGCTGTCCGCCCTCTGTGAGGACACCGCCGCCGCGGCGACTAGAGGACTGGCCGAGCTCTCCGACCCGCTACTGGACACGCTGGCACAACAGCACGCCCAACGCGAGCGCCCCCTGTTCGCCTCCTGAAAGGTCAACCATGCCAACGCATTCCCACACACACAGCCACACCGAGCGGCCCAGGCGGGTCCGCCGGCCGGGTGAGCCGCTGCGCATCGGGGTCGGTGGCCCGGTCGGCTCGGGCAAGACGGCGCTCGTGGCGGCGCTGTGCCGCCAGCTGCGCGACGAACTCTCGGTGGCGGTGCTGACCAACGACATCTACACCACCGAGGATGCCGACTTCCTGCGCCGCCACGCCGTGCTGCCCGACGACCGGATCGCCGCCGTGCAGACGGGAGGCTGCCCGCACACGGCAATCCGCGACGACATCACCGCCAACCTCGACGCGATCGACGACCTGCAGGCCGCCCACGAACACCTGGACCTGATCCTGGTGGAGTCCGGCGGCGACAACCTGACGGCCACCTTCTCCTCCGGCCTGGTCGATGTGCAGATCTTCGTCATCGATGTGGCCGGGGGTGACAAGGTGCCACGCAAAGGCGGACCCGGTGTCACCTATTCGGATCTGTTGGTGGTCAACAAGACTGACCTCGCTCCGCTGGTCGGCGCCGACCTCACGGTAATGGAGCGCGACGCCGAGGCCGTGCGCGACGGCCGTCCCACGGTGCTGCAGTCGTTGACCGACGACCCGGCGGCCGGCCAGGTGCTGACGTGGGTCCGCGACCAACTGGCGGCCGCCCGCTGATGGAATCGCGGGTGCTGCTGGTGGCTGCACGCAATCGGTTGCCGCGCCTGCAGTGGCAGGGTGGTATCCAGGCCAGGTGCACCAATCCCGATACGGTGCACCTGATTTCGACCGCCGCGATCCCGCTGGGCGGCGACCGCATCGACATCCGGGTGATCGTCGAAGACGGTGCCCGGCTTCGGGTGCGCAGCGCCGCCGCCACTGTGGCGTTGCCCGGCACCGAGACCGACACCTCACATACGCATTGGAAGATCGACGTCACCGGGGAGCTGGACCTGGATCTGCAGCCAACCGTCGTGGCCGCCGCAGCCCGGCATGTCTCGACGGTGAACCTGCGCCTCCACGAAGACGGCCGGGTGCGGCTGCGCGAACGCGTCCAGATCGGCCGATGCAACGAGGGCCAGGGCTTCTGGTCGGGATCCATTCGGGCCGACCGGCATTCCCGACCCATGCTGCGGCACCGGCTGGAACTCGGCGCCGGGTCTCCGGCCGACGACGAACTGTCCGCACCCCGGGCCATGGTCAGCGAATTATGCTATCCCGCAACATGTTCCGAATTCGAACCCGGCTCGACGGTGCTGGCGCTGGCCGGCGGAGGGACGCTGAGTACCTGGCAGGCCGATCGGCTGACCGGCTAACTGGCCTTTCGGGTGACGGCCCCGGAATTCTGCGCCTCGGCCGCCGCTTCGGCGAGTTGTTCCAGGCGCGTTCGCGCGAACGCCTGCTGGTCGGTGATGGTCAGCTGTCCCCGCCGGGTGCTCAGGAACGTCACCGTCCACGACAGCAGCGTGGCCACCTTGGTCTTGAACCCGACCAGGTACACCAGGTGCAGCACCAGCCACATCAGCCAGGCGATGAACCCGCTGAACTCCATCGGCCCGATCTTGGCGACCGCGGAGAAGCGCGACACCGTTGCCATCGAGCCCTTGTCGAAGTACTGGAACGGCTCACGCTCGGCAGCGTCGGCCCCGGCAAGCTCGGCCTTGATGTTGTTGGCGACGTATTTCCCGCCCTGGATGGCGCCCTGCGCCACGCCGGGCACGCCTTCGACCGCGGCCATATCACCGACGACGAAGACGTTCGGGTGCCCCGGGATCGACAGGTCGGGTAGCACCTGCACCCGGCCGGCCCGGTCGAGTTCAACGTCGGACTGCTCGGCGAGGTCGCGGCCCAGCCTGCTCGCGGCGACCCCGGCCGACCACACCTTGCAGGCGGATTCGATGCGCCGCTCGGTGCCGTCGGCGTCCTTGACCGTGATGCCGTTGCGGTCCACGTCGGTGACCATGGCACCCAATTGGATTTCGACGCCCAGTTTCTCCAACCGTGCGGCGGCCCGCTCACCCAGCTTTTCGCCGAACGGCGGCAGCACCGCGGGCGCGGCATCGAGCAGGATCACCCGTGCCCTCGTCGAATCGATATGCCGGAAAGCACCTTTCAGGGTGTGCTCGGCCAATTCGGCGATCTGCCCGGCCATCTCGACACCGGTCGGACCGGCACCGACGACGGTGAAGGTGAGCAGCTTGGCGCGGCGTTCCGGGTCGCTCGACCGTTCCGCCTGCTCGAAAGCGCTCAGGATCCGGCCCCGCAACTCCAGGGCGTCGTCGATGGTCTTCATGCCTGGGGCGAATTCGGCGAACTGGTCGTTGCCGAAGTAAGACTGGCCGGCGCCGGCCGCGACGATCAGGCTGTCGTACGGGCTCTCGTAGGTGTGGCCGAGCAACTCCGAGATGACGACCTTGCGGGCCAGATCGATGTGCGTGACATTGCCCAGCAGCACCTGCACGTTGCGCTGCTTACGCAGGATGACGCGGGTGGTCGGCGCGATCTCGCCCTCGGAGATGATGCCGGTCGCCACCTGGTACAGCAAAGGCTGGAAGAGGTGGTGGGTGGTGCGGGCGATCAGCTTGATGTCGACGTCGGCATGCTTGAGCTTCTTTGCCGCCGTGAGCCCGCCGAACCCCGATCCGATGATCACGACGCGATGCCGTTGACGTGGTTCAGCTGTGGATTCTTGTTTGGGGCTCATGTCTCGCTGCTCCTGACGGGATCTCCTTGCGCGGGCGACTGCAGTTAGCTAATACCCAAAGCCTAGTCAACCCACCCGCACAAACCCAACCACGAGCATGTGTAATTAGCCACACTCAGCGAATTGCGTTCTGTGGCCGCACTTTCGCTACCCGGCGAGCAGTGGGCGCAGCGCCTCGGCGACGCTGGTGATGACCCCCGGGATGTGACCGCCGGGGATGTTGATGATGGCGCCGTCCAGGCCGGCGCCCAGCACTTTGGCCTCGACCT
This genomic stretch from Mycobacterium paragordonae harbors:
- a CDS encoding urease accessory protein UreF → MASLATLLALADSRLPTGAHVHSGGLEEAVSSGLVTNLRTLEAFLTRRIRTHGLVTASIAVAVQRGDLTTEDADLETDARTPSPAAREASRKQGRGLTRLARLVWPDPGWDLLGRQPHLAVAAGRVGARCGLPAEHNALHVVYTTMTGSATAAQRLLALDPAEVAALTIRLSALCEDTAAAATRGLAELSDPLLDTLAQQHAQRERPLFAS
- the ureG gene encoding urease accessory protein UreG — encoded protein: MPTHSHTHSHTERPRRVRRPGEPLRIGVGGPVGSGKTALVAALCRQLRDELSVAVLTNDIYTTEDADFLRRHAVLPDDRIAAVQTGGCPHTAIRDDITANLDAIDDLQAAHEHLDLILVESGGDNLTATFSSGLVDVQIFVIDVAGGDKVPRKGGPGVTYSDLLVVNKTDLAPLVGADLTVMERDAEAVRDGRPTVLQSLTDDPAAGQVLTWVRDQLAAAR
- a CDS encoding urease accessory protein UreD produces the protein MESRVLLVAARNRLPRLQWQGGIQARCTNPDTVHLISTAAIPLGGDRIDIRVIVEDGARLRVRSAAATVALPGTETDTSHTHWKIDVTGELDLDLQPTVVAAAARHVSTVNLRLHEDGRVRLRERVQIGRCNEGQGFWSGSIRADRHSRPMLRHRLELGAGSPADDELSAPRAMVSELCYPATCSEFEPGSTVLALAGGGTLSTWQADRLTG
- a CDS encoding NAD(P)/FAD-dependent oxidoreductase; this encodes MSPKQESTAEPRQRHRVVIIGSGFGGLTAAKKLKHADVDIKLIARTTHHLFQPLLYQVATGIISEGEIAPTTRVILRKQRNVQVLLGNVTHIDLARKVVISELLGHTYESPYDSLIVAAGAGQSYFGNDQFAEFAPGMKTIDDALELRGRILSAFEQAERSSDPERRAKLLTFTVVGAGPTGVEMAGQIAELAEHTLKGAFRHIDSTRARVILLDAAPAVLPPFGEKLGERAAARLEKLGVEIQLGAMVTDVDRNGITVKDADGTERRIESACKVWSAGVAASRLGRDLAEQSDVELDRAGRVQVLPDLSIPGHPNVFVVGDMAAVEGVPGVAQGAIQGGKYVANNIKAELAGADAAEREPFQYFDKGSMATVSRFSAVAKIGPMEFSGFIAWLMWLVLHLVYLVGFKTKVATLLSWTVTFLSTRRGQLTITDQQAFARTRLEQLAEAAAEAQNSGAVTRKAS